One genomic window of Leptospira paudalimensis includes the following:
- a CDS encoding class I SAM-dependent methyltransferase yields MSETEYYRSQTYQEYLLSSHRREVCPPEDVYAFFNWKGLTNLVDFGSGLGFYFQDFRKWFPNVWIWAAECQQDIIDRILRRKLMEGIEQLTPFYMDQSDHPLLPEWVPVPEIIFASLSLSTFPNPGLAMDGLIRSMKAGGRLFIVDWSKTESGFGPKINEKISMDKMKFLAEEYKLEVTKSGRISEHFYGMEVRASSHFIYGYYDLKEEEDEDTAVFKI; encoded by the coding sequence ATGTCTGAAACGGAGTACTACCGTTCCCAAACTTACCAAGAGTATTTGCTCTCAAGCCATAGACGAGAGGTTTGTCCTCCAGAGGATGTGTATGCATTTTTTAATTGGAAAGGCCTAACCAATTTGGTTGATTTTGGAAGTGGATTAGGGTTTTATTTTCAGGACTTCCGCAAATGGTTTCCCAATGTTTGGATTTGGGCTGCGGAATGCCAACAAGACATCATCGATCGTATCCTCCGTAGAAAACTCATGGAAGGGATTGAACAACTCACTCCGTTTTATATGGACCAATCTGACCACCCTCTCCTTCCCGAATGGGTTCCAGTTCCAGAAATTATTTTTGCCTCCCTTTCTTTATCCACCTTCCCAAACCCAGGTTTGGCGATGGATGGACTCATCCGTTCCATGAAAGCGGGTGGAAGGTTATTCATCGTGGATTGGTCAAAAACAGAGTCTGGATTTGGACCTAAAATCAATGAAAAAATCTCCATGGATAAGATGAAATTTTTAGCAGAAGAATACAAACTCGAAGTGACAAAATCAGGTAGGATCTCTGAACATTTTTATGGAATGGAAGTTCGTGCCAGTTCTCATTTTATTTATGGTTATTATGATTTAAAAGAAGAAGAAGATGAAGACACTGCTGTCTTTAAAATTTAA
- a CDS encoding tetratricopeptide repeat protein codes for MKFSIHLWTVVLLLSQFPVWADSGYEESRYPSIAKAIHASLLPDKKSIRIDWDSPKQEGEIIVARSNVMIDSPDKLYIADSLGRYKASGPNATRLYFDYNLKPGTYYYAIVMVSDVRKREVKLFANQNYTIIPVTIAEENGTPVVGQNPDFPAFPQDTNIQSMVGGVSGITANIEKRFIRLNWNPPQGATAGRTIYTVYRSNSPLTSLPLMQRAEKLTELTHPTTSFLDQDLSKSQTLYYGVSVKQVGSEETLPLEDKKSTLRVFYIKQSEKANAEVIVEETPKKENPEVASNEVTPNLTGALHVRGLGYERVGKGAVISWLSPEAADETTIYTLYASIRPLNQGASSFNQGTVVKVATVVHPKTNFFIKELKEIDELYFGVTAKSSSVPEDYNLKENVSYFKYDFSKDNLPKEEPDIVAESKPKKEPEKSEIYKNEHAVTPTELAPPKENFEPANDFKQETQATVTYDLGQTELNRIIKETVIQKKFETAVYRLEEYLKYETSSYLRGKAMFFLGVSALKTGDTKKALKCFLKKETKSYSPSRVEFWTNQTLNQVGRGNL; via the coding sequence ATGAAGTTCTCGATTCACCTCTGGACGGTTGTACTGCTACTTTCTCAATTCCCGGTTTGGGCAGACTCCGGATATGAGGAAAGTCGTTACCCATCGATTGCAAAAGCAATTCATGCAAGTCTTTTGCCAGATAAAAAATCCATTCGCATTGATTGGGATTCACCCAAACAAGAAGGCGAAATCATTGTCGCTAGATCCAATGTGATGATTGATAGCCCAGATAAACTGTACATTGCCGATTCACTTGGTCGTTACAAAGCCTCTGGTCCTAATGCAACTCGTTTATACTTTGATTATAATTTAAAACCAGGAACATACTATTATGCGATTGTGATGGTTTCCGATGTTCGCAAACGTGAAGTCAAACTATTTGCCAATCAAAACTATACGATCATACCTGTAACCATTGCGGAAGAAAATGGAACACCTGTTGTAGGGCAAAATCCAGATTTCCCTGCGTTCCCACAAGATACCAATATACAATCCATGGTGGGTGGTGTATCTGGAATCACAGCTAATATCGAAAAACGATTCATTCGTTTGAATTGGAATCCACCACAAGGTGCCACTGCGGGTAGGACAATTTACACTGTGTATCGTTCCAACTCACCTCTCACAAGTCTTCCACTCATGCAAAGAGCAGAGAAACTCACTGAGCTCACACATCCTACAACTTCCTTTTTAGACCAAGACTTAAGTAAGTCCCAAACCTTGTATTATGGTGTTTCTGTGAAACAAGTGGGGAGTGAAGAAACACTTCCATTAGAAGATAAAAAATCGACATTACGTGTTTTTTATATCAAACAATCTGAAAAAGCAAATGCAGAAGTAATCGTTGAAGAGACTCCCAAAAAAGAAAACCCTGAAGTTGCTTCTAATGAAGTGACACCTAACTTAACGGGAGCTCTACATGTGCGAGGATTAGGGTATGAACGTGTTGGCAAAGGAGCAGTGATTAGTTGGCTTAGTCCAGAAGCTGCTGATGAAACAACAATTTATACTTTGTATGCTTCCATTCGTCCCTTAAACCAAGGTGCCTCATCTTTTAACCAAGGAACAGTTGTTAAGGTTGCGACTGTTGTTCATCCTAAAACTAATTTTTTCATCAAAGAGTTAAAAGAAATTGATGAATTGTATTTTGGTGTGACCGCAAAATCAAGTTCCGTTCCAGAAGATTATAATCTAAAAGAAAACGTTTCCTATTTTAAATATGATTTTTCTAAGGATAACCTTCCGAAAGAAGAACCAGATATTGTAGCGGAATCAAAACCTAAAAAAGAACCCGAAAAATCTGAAATTTATAAAAATGAACATGCTGTAACTCCAACTGAGTTGGCTCCACCTAAAGAAAACTTTGAACCTGCTAATGATTTTAAACAAGAAACACAAGCAACAGTCACATATGATTTAGGACAAACAGAATTAAATCGGATCATCAAAGAAACGGTGATCCAAAAGAAATTCGAAACAGCCGTTTATCGTTTAGAAGAATATTTAAAATATGAAACTAGTTCTTACTTAAGAGGAAAAGCAATGTTTTTCTTAGGTGTTAGTGCATTAAAAACTGGTGATACAAAAAAGGCTTTAAAGTGTTTTTTGAAAAAGGAAACCAAATCCTATTCTCCATCAAGAGTTGAATTTTGGACGAATCAAACCCTAAATCAAGTGGGTAGAGGTAATTTATGA
- a CDS encoding tetratricopeptide repeat protein, with product MSRVIVSLAGLLFIVAGLSTAYYQTNISAKEDQSQLVLEKIAEGEEYLKQTNPHSKEKAIVIFSELAGKQGLEKYEFQIKYNQARALEKNSDFYPALDIYKDLKKNSNWKQEDRDKLSYSLGNLLLKIGNEPEGKAHLESVLQSSSDNKLRSKTFMALADHYYKIGQYETARKNYVLSLQEDPNHTESRIGWGRTLRKLGKDWASFDVFDEYIETQDGLAGADEKVVGEYKDSVFKEAKDNYTKKQYAKSIELFQKSLTVNPSPKKEEEALYYIALAYDAIGKQTESLTYINKVLNNSDYSLDQASLYKKGTIYFRQGKFEKAAGIFQTIVDKYPKNQITDKAIAWKKESLDQFTDHNDLEDSDVSSDSNSNKPNSYSGKPDSGNDLEF from the coding sequence ATGAGTCGAGTGATCGTATCCTTAGCAGGTTTGTTATTTATTGTAGCTGGACTCTCCACTGCCTATTACCAAACCAATATCTCTGCAAAAGAAGACCAGTCACAACTGGTGTTAGAAAAAATTGCAGAAGGTGAAGAGTATCTAAAACAAACCAATCCACATAGCAAAGAGAAGGCGATTGTTATCTTCTCTGAATTGGCTGGCAAACAAGGTTTGGAAAAATATGAATTTCAAATAAAATATAACCAAGCAAGAGCTTTGGAAAAAAATTCGGATTTTTATCCAGCATTGGACATCTATAAAGATCTCAAAAAAAATTCAAACTGGAAACAAGAAGATCGAGATAAACTGAGTTATTCGCTTGGAAATTTGCTTTTAAAGATAGGAAATGAACCAGAAGGGAAGGCTCATTTGGAATCGGTTTTACAATCTAGTTCCGACAATAAACTTCGCTCCAAAACCTTCATGGCACTTGCTGACCATTATTACAAAATTGGGCAGTATGAAACCGCTCGTAAAAATTATGTTTTATCTTTGCAAGAAGATCCTAACCATACGGAATCAAGAATTGGTTGGGGGCGTACTTTACGCAAATTAGGAAAAGATTGGGCATCATTTGATGTATTTGATGAATACATCGAAACCCAAGATGGACTTGCTGGCGCGGATGAAAAAGTTGTGGGTGAGTATAAAGACTCAGTATTCAAAGAAGCAAAAGACAATTATACTAAAAAACAATATGCGAAATCAATTGAATTGTTCCAAAAATCATTAACTGTAAATCCTTCTCCTAAAAAAGAAGAAGAAGCTTTGTATTATATTGCACTTGCTTATGATGCAATAGGAAAACAAACTGAATCACTTACATATATCAATAAGGTATTGAATAATAGTGATTATTCTTTAGACCAAGCTTCACTTTATAAAAAGGGAACAATTTACTTCAGACAAGGTAAGTTTGAAAAAGCAGCCGGTATTTTCCAAACCATTGTAGACAAATACCCTAAAAACCAGATTACCGACAAGGCGATTGCATGGAAAAAAGAATCACTAGATCAGTTTACTGACCACAATGATTTAGAAGATTCTGATGTATCGTCAGATTCTAATTCAAATAAACCGAATTCTTATTCAGGGAAACCTGATTCGGGAAATGATTTAGAATTTTAG
- a CDS encoding alkaline phosphatase family protein: MIFYVFLDGVGIANYDPKTNPFSRFAKGFLAPVGGISKFDLNLPVNANHIHYVKTDAHMGVPGLPQSATGQTALWTGIPGPKVLGRHVSGFPTITLRKIIAKYSLIKVLNEQGILSDFLNCFSPPYLKHVEEKPKLVSASTLVQLASGRPLKNFEDLRSERGLYMDLTHEIMGTLGIDMLKEGDPLLEKRDPYLLGTKCFQRFSNYQLTLYEYFLTDKVGHAMDWEKAEKVIFNLESFFKGLLTNLNPDEDLLIVSSDHGNMEDLSQKNHTENPAATILYGKDADRFAENIHSLADIVPEIYKTFGLEEALFNTHTNEFLMETN; the protein is encoded by the coding sequence ATGATTTTTTATGTATTTTTGGATGGGGTTGGGATCGCAAACTATGATCCAAAAACCAATCCATTTAGCCGTTTTGCAAAAGGGTTTTTAGCACCCGTTGGTGGGATTTCCAAATTCGACCTAAATCTCCCTGTCAATGCCAATCATATCCATTATGTAAAAACGGATGCCCATATGGGTGTTCCTGGTCTCCCCCAATCAGCCACGGGCCAAACAGCACTCTGGACAGGAATTCCTGGACCCAAAGTTTTAGGTCGCCATGTCAGTGGATTTCCTACCATCACCTTACGAAAAATCATAGCAAAATACTCTCTTATCAAAGTTTTAAATGAACAGGGAATCCTGAGTGATTTTTTAAACTGTTTTTCGCCACCTTACTTAAAACATGTGGAAGAAAAACCTAAACTAGTTTCAGCTTCCACACTTGTCCAACTTGCCAGTGGTAGGCCTCTCAAAAATTTTGAGGACCTTCGTAGTGAAAGAGGACTCTATATGGACCTCACACATGAAATTATGGGAACACTTGGGATAGATATGTTAAAAGAAGGTGATCCCCTATTAGAAAAAAGAGATCCATACCTTCTTGGTACAAAATGTTTCCAAAGATTTTCAAACTACCAACTGACTTTGTATGAATATTTTTTAACAGATAAAGTGGGTCATGCAATGGATTGGGAAAAAGCAGAAAAAGTGATTTTTAATTTAGAGTCATTTTTTAAAGGACTTTTAACGAATCTAAACCCAGACGAAGATCTGTTAATTGTTTCCAGTGATCATGGAAACATGGAAGACTTAAGCCAAAAAAATCATACCGAAAACCCAGCGGCCACCATCCTGTATGGAAAGGATGCTGACCGCTTCGCAGAAAATATACATTCGTTAGCTGATATTGTTCCGGAAATTTATAAAACTTTCGGATTAGAGGAAGCTCTATTCAATACTCACACGAATGAGTTTCTAATGGAAACCAACTAA
- a CDS encoding tetratricopeptide repeat protein gives MDKTTIYIFKLVSVCLVFVTSISAGGSKKKEETIALKKQIYGLHKVDEETSSIPYLERYLELSQNELYFKLLYAKALLYRNDLSVPKPDEPAEDRINKAKIIQKNYNLASKLFQENVLHLEKVRPRDPNLGRWYYLWAFSEWFSDNKEKSIKLFLKAVKLDYRLTESYYNIASLYESLGQWKDASLYWRKFEKAEKELEEED, from the coding sequence ATGGACAAAACTACTATTTATATTTTTAAATTAGTATCGGTTTGTTTAGTGTTCGTTACTTCTATCTCCGCAGGCGGAAGTAAAAAAAAAGAAGAAACCATTGCCTTAAAAAAACAAATCTATGGTTTGCATAAAGTTGATGAAGAAACCAGCTCCATACCTTATTTAGAACGTTACCTTGAACTAAGCCAAAACGAATTATACTTCAAATTATTATATGCAAAGGCCTTATTGTATCGGAATGATTTGTCAGTACCAAAACCAGATGAACCAGCCGAGGATAGAATCAATAAAGCAAAAATCATTCAAAAAAACTATAATTTAGCCTCAAAACTTTTCCAAGAAAATGTATTACATTTGGAAAAAGTAAGACCAAGGGATCCAAATTTAGGAAGATGGTATTATTTGTGGGCTTTTAGTGAATGGTTCTCGGATAACAAAGAAAAGTCGATCAAACTCTTTTTGAAAGCAGTAAAACTGGATTATCGATTAACTGAATCTTATTATAATATTGCATCACTTTATGAATCACTTGGTCAATGGAAGGACGCAAGTTTGTATTGGCGAAAATTTGAAAAAGCCGAAAAGGAATTGGAAGAAGAAGATTAA
- a CDS encoding CopG family transcriptional regulator, whose protein sequence is MAKIDKRFQILLSEEEQILLKNEATRRGISQGELIRLALKNEIIQKSELLRRKAVQNLTEILS, encoded by the coding sequence ATGGCAAAAATTGATAAACGTTTTCAGATTTTACTTTCAGAAGAAGAACAAATTTTACTTAAAAATGAAGCAACTCGAAGGGGGATTTCGCAAGGAGAACTCATTCGTTTGGCTTTAAAAAATGAAATCATCCAAAAATCGGAACTACTGAGACGAAAAGCTGTGCAGAATCTCACGGAGATATTGTCTTGA
- a CDS encoding concanavalin A-like lectin/glucanase produces the protein MDRNRFRRWPAPKTIGSYRRTVLISLCFLFAGTSLYSWEVPKKETVNLSLWKKIGVVEHKEPGKKNTLKPKENTPKYGELFFDFEGEPNEPNLSESGTSFPSKSISVVSSSYLEDTKTQFFGKKSAYFSGRRNQIHLSVSGNSVFGTHPDPFSISIPLRMGEQGAGSVILDRTVYVKGKKYGISLELNEGKPTLFVNNLLQKTEGRTSSFVLESSVKIKRQTWEVISIYFDTLNHRYVLYQNGIETAEYENNSPDTIGFGFPENDSTPLVLGKSYYGNLDGFHIHKGEPETRYTKFESVKYDDDTKIGSMEGNLTISPILETKFSNSILQQIQWKIDKPQDTMIELYFRGSNQKFNESSSLSWTRIRSLTSDLPKHRFKFYQWKIWFRPDPMGKTVPNVQSLSFDYTEQSPPDIPTLFRLDPNNTKEDQVCFLWNSNHEKEVQNGGGYIIHYGLLPNRMVGSIFVKKNQGNELRKIDGNDETSSFRNKRFCVDEDTLISNIYIPEGQLESPEDRSLADQVDFSKKEKRGHLFQSGLTYYFRISAYNRYLNEWDSKDQRSALSPPISISFPKEITNLK, from the coding sequence ATGGATCGAAACAGATTTCGAAGGTGGCCGGCACCAAAAACGATTGGGTCTTATCGAAGAACAGTCCTAATTTCCCTTTGTTTCCTTTTTGCAGGGACCTCTCTATACTCATGGGAAGTCCCCAAAAAGGAGACCGTCAATCTAAGCCTTTGGAAAAAAATAGGTGTTGTCGAACACAAAGAACCCGGCAAAAAAAACACACTCAAACCAAAAGAAAACACTCCCAAATATGGTGAGTTGTTTTTTGATTTTGAAGGGGAACCAAACGAACCAAACCTTTCAGAATCGGGAACTTCTTTCCCTTCCAAGTCAATTTCTGTTGTTTCCTCTTCATACTTAGAAGATACCAAAACACAATTTTTTGGTAAAAAATCTGCATACTTTTCTGGTAGAAGGAACCAAATCCATCTTTCCGTTTCAGGGAACTCAGTGTTTGGAACCCACCCAGATCCATTTAGCATTTCCATTCCACTCCGTATGGGAGAACAAGGTGCAGGTTCTGTGATCTTGGACCGAACCGTTTATGTGAAAGGGAAAAAATACGGCATCTCACTTGAATTAAACGAAGGTAAACCAACTCTTTTTGTGAACAATCTTTTGCAAAAAACGGAAGGAAGGACAAGTAGTTTTGTTTTAGAATCTTCTGTGAAAATCAAACGTCAAACATGGGAAGTCATTTCTATTTACTTTGATACGCTGAACCATCGTTATGTTTTATACCAAAATGGAATTGAAACTGCGGAATATGAAAACAATTCACCAGATACCATTGGATTTGGTTTTCCTGAAAATGATTCAACACCATTGGTATTAGGAAAATCTTACTATGGAAATTTAGATGGATTTCATATCCACAAAGGGGAACCAGAAACTCGTTATACAAAATTTGAATCTGTAAAGTATGATGATGATACAAAAATTGGTTCGATGGAAGGAAACCTTACAATCTCCCCTATCTTAGAAACAAAGTTTAGTAATTCGATTTTACAACAAATCCAATGGAAAATTGACAAACCACAAGACACAATGATCGAATTGTACTTTCGTGGTTCGAATCAAAAATTCAATGAATCAAGTTCCCTTTCTTGGACAAGGATTCGTTCCTTAACTTCGGATTTACCAAAACATCGTTTTAAATTCTACCAATGGAAAATCTGGTTTCGACCAGATCCGATGGGAAAAACGGTTCCGAACGTTCAATCACTGAGTTTCGATTACACAGAACAATCTCCTCCAGACATTCCAACTCTATTTCGTTTGGACCCAAACAATACAAAAGAAGATCAAGTATGTTTTTTGTGGAACTCCAATCATGAAAAGGAAGTTCAAAATGGTGGTGGTTACATCATCCATTATGGCCTTTTACCCAATCGAATGGTTGGATCCATATTTGTGAAAAAGAACCAGGGGAATGAACTTCGAAAAATTGATGGGAACGATGAAACTAGTAGTTTTCGCAATAAACGATTTTGTGTCGATGAAGATACACTCATCTCAAATATTTATATCCCAGAAGGACAACTGGAATCACCTGAAGATCGAAGTCTGGCTGACCAAGTTGATTTTTCAAAAAAAGAAAAACGAGGGCATTTGTTCCAATCGGGTTTGACTTATTATTTCAGAATTTCAGCTTACAATCGTTACCTGAATGAATGGGATTCCAAAGACCAAAGAAGTGCTCTTTCCCCTCCTATTTCAATTAGTTTCCCGAAGGAAATTACGAATCTTAAGTAA
- the rpiB gene encoding ribose 5-phosphate isomerase B, protein MKEKIGIASDHGGFALKEFLRKSLEESYEMVDYGTKSEESVDYPTIIGDACRKVLSNEVPRLIALCGTGIGASIAANRFKGIRAALCHDEFTAEMSKRHNNANVLVLGGRVLGTDLALRIVKKWIETDFEGGRHQKRLGLIEEQS, encoded by the coding sequence ATGAAAGAAAAAATTGGAATCGCCTCTGATCATGGAGGATTTGCTCTCAAAGAATTCCTCAGGAAAAGTCTCGAGGAATCGTATGAAATGGTCGATTACGGTACTAAGAGCGAAGAGTCCGTCGACTACCCAACCATTATTGGAGATGCCTGCCGAAAGGTTCTTTCCAACGAAGTCCCAAGGCTCATCGCTCTTTGTGGTACTGGCATTGGAGCATCCATTGCAGCAAACCGCTTCAAAGGCATTCGAGCGGCCCTTTGCCATGATGAGTTTACGGCGGAAATGTCCAAACGCCATAACAATGCCAATGTACTCGTTTTAGGGGGAAGAGTTCTCGGAACAGACTTAGCTCTGAGAATTGTGAAAAAATGGATCGAAACAGATTTCGAAGGTGGCCGGCACCAAAAACGATTGGGTCTTATCGAAGAACAGTCCTAA
- the serC gene encoding 3-phosphoserine/phosphohydroxythreonine transaminase, with protein MPTFTHRIYNFNAGPAMLPTEVMEEAQSEFLNFRGTGMSVMEMSHREKHFQNILDESIADLRELLNLPSRYAVVYFPGGATLQFSAIPFNYLESGDSADFAVTGVWAKKAFEEAKKFYPNVKSIFNGADSKYMELPTITDASVNDGAKYVYITSNNTIYGTRYKSFPKLKKAPLIADMTSELLSRKLPIDDFSVIFAGAQKNIGPSGLTVVIYDKEKLGKVSHAIPNLMNFELMEKNGSLYNTPPTYSIYIAGLVYKYLKRKGGLSVMEEINERKAQKLYDAIDASSLFYAPVPEAFRSAMNVVFRSHNDSLDSKFLSLAEEQGFAGLKGYREVGGFRASIYNAMPEEGVDALVSFIKEFERTNG; from the coding sequence ATGCCTACGTTTACACACAGAATCTACAATTTTAATGCAGGTCCCGCCATGCTCCCTACCGAGGTCATGGAGGAGGCTCAGTCTGAATTCCTCAATTTTAGAGGAACTGGTATGTCTGTTATGGAAATGAGCCATAGAGAAAAACATTTCCAGAACATTTTAGATGAATCCATTGCTGATTTACGAGAACTCTTAAACCTACCGTCTCGTTATGCGGTCGTTTATTTTCCCGGCGGAGCGACATTACAATTTTCAGCGATTCCTTTTAATTATTTAGAATCAGGTGATTCCGCTGATTTTGCAGTAACTGGCGTTTGGGCAAAAAAAGCCTTCGAAGAAGCCAAAAAATTCTACCCAAATGTAAAATCCATCTTCAATGGCGCAGATTCCAAATACATGGAACTTCCAACCATCACGGATGCTTCTGTCAACGATGGTGCAAAGTATGTTTATATCACATCCAATAATACAATTTATGGAACAAGATACAAATCTTTCCCCAAATTGAAAAAAGCTCCCCTCATTGCTGACATGACAAGTGAGTTACTCAGTCGGAAACTTCCTATCGATGATTTTTCTGTCATCTTTGCAGGTGCTCAAAAAAACATAGGCCCTTCTGGACTCACTGTTGTGATTTATGATAAGGAAAAACTGGGAAAAGTTTCTCATGCAATTCCAAACCTTATGAATTTTGAATTGATGGAAAAAAATGGCTCTCTTTATAACACACCTCCTACCTATTCCATTTACATAGCAGGACTTGTTTACAAATACCTAAAACGGAAAGGTGGACTTTCAGTAATGGAAGAAATCAATGAAAGAAAAGCACAGAAATTGTATGATGCCATCGATGCTTCTTCTTTATTTTATGCTCCCGTACCAGAGGCTTTCCGTTCTGCGATGAATGTTGTATTTCGTAGCCATAATGACAGTTTAGATTCCAAATTTTTATCGCTTGCCGAAGAACAAGGATTTGCTGGCCTCAAAGGATACCGTGAAGTAGGTGGATTTAGAGCAAGTATCTACAATGCAATGCCTGAAGAAGGTGTGGATGCACTTGTATCCTTTATCAAAGAGTTTGAAAGGACAAATGGTTAA
- a CDS encoding P83/100 family protein — protein sequence MRISRSIIICLIVVGFSLTAQSKAPLGESEIKGSKKIEFINRSLRKASDDIIQENTETGKKLAETLAKENSASVDGVKIQRVLPGADGKLGADILIISESQSFDHINSIARILASYIEKSFQYKVGNAETLAQYILYYNATHRKDSKFFGKKYTAGVMEVTSPDKLGIDTVYKNWPGKTQIIIPIEGNILKDSGKDVTTDELEKDVNRTVKDKEKDPATKQKMEDEAKKMDKLQTDKIKDEKKVLQDKKDEVSKEGKDLQDKKEALKKQEAEAVASLNELKKDPVKNRAEIDKKTEEVKKIEQEKKQTDEKSQAVEAKKEELSKKEEQLAKKEEARTGTTTSSDGAKKDDTVQKVEAKVEELKTELAQTKEELKKKEEQSDNVVNNKILFMKFIKYDTDGHYSNELWAIDPAKDDALFKSPYNNICSKEFKEIANQGVLVLGYDGEKVETRKHKLVLLDPDKLGVKKTSESADIFWRTPMINREDKIYVIEKVKDKYHVSRFKSDLTFEKRTEEPVEENSELTFFGDKIYVTGKPKEGDKTTIKVFKKEDLSLLKTIAP from the coding sequence ATGAGAATCTCTCGTTCCATCATCATCTGTCTAATTGTTGTCGGTTTTTCACTGACAGCCCAATCCAAAGCCCCTCTCGGTGAATCCGAAATCAAGGGTTCCAAAAAAATTGAATTCATCAACCGTTCCCTACGTAAGGCTTCGGATGACATCATCCAAGAAAATACGGAAACGGGTAAAAAACTCGCAGAAACCTTGGCCAAAGAAAATTCGGCAAGTGTGGATGGGGTGAAAATCCAAAGGGTTTTGCCTGGTGCTGATGGAAAACTTGGAGCCGATATCCTCATTATCTCTGAATCCCAAAGTTTTGATCATATCAACTCCATTGCGAGGATCCTTGCTTCTTACATTGAAAAGTCTTTTCAATACAAAGTAGGAAATGCTGAGACCTTAGCACAGTACATCTTGTACTACAACGCAACTCATAGAAAGGATTCCAAATTTTTTGGAAAAAAATACACTGCAGGTGTGATGGAAGTTACATCGCCTGATAAATTGGGGATTGATACCGTTTATAAAAATTGGCCAGGCAAAACACAAATCATCATTCCTATTGAAGGCAATATCTTAAAAGACAGTGGAAAAGATGTTACCACTGATGAATTGGAAAAAGATGTAAATCGTACGGTGAAGGACAAAGAAAAAGATCCTGCCACCAAACAAAAGATGGAAGACGAAGCCAAAAAAATGGACAAGTTGCAAACCGATAAAATCAAAGACGAAAAAAAGGTTTTGCAAGATAAAAAAGACGAAGTGTCCAAAGAAGGTAAGGATCTCCAAGACAAAAAAGAAGCTCTTAAAAAACAAGAAGCGGAAGCAGTTGCAAGTCTGAATGAACTCAAAAAAGATCCTGTAAAAAATAGAGCTGAGATTGATAAAAAAACGGAAGAAGTCAAAAAGATCGAACAAGAGAAAAAACAAACTGACGAGAAATCCCAAGCAGTTGAAGCAAAAAAAGAAGAGTTAAGCAAAAAAGAAGAACAACTTGCTAAAAAAGAAGAAGCAAGAACAGGAACCACTACTTCAAGTGATGGCGCAAAAAAAGATGACACGGTTCAAAAAGTTGAAGCGAAAGTTGAAGAATTAAAAACAGAACTCGCACAAACCAAAGAAGAACTGAAGAAAAAAGAAGAACAAAGTGATAATGTTGTGAACAACAAAATCCTTTTTATGAAGTTTATCAAATATGATACAGATGGTCACTATTCCAATGAACTTTGGGCCATCGATCCTGCAAAAGATGATGCTTTATTCAAAAGTCCTTACAATAATATATGTTCTAAGGAGTTTAAAGAAATTGCAAACCAAGGTGTACTCGTACTCGGTTATGACGGGGAAAAAGTAGAAACTCGTAAACACAAACTCGTGTTACTTGATCCAGATAAATTAGGTGTAAAAAAGACTAGTGAGTCAGCGGATATTTTTTGGCGAACACCTATGATCAATCGTGAAGACAAAATTTATGTGATTGAAAAGGTAAAAGACAAATACCATGTATCACGTTTTAAGTCAGACCTAACGTTTGAAAAACGGACAGAAGAGCCAGTCGAAGAAAATTCAGAACTCACATTTTTTGGCGATAAAATTTACGTAACAGGAAAACCAAAAGAAGGAGACAAAACAACGATTAAAGTCTTCAAAAAAGAGGACTTAAGTTTACTCAAAACCATTGCTCCTTAA